The stretch of DNA TTTATTTGAACACCTTGTCCGGTGGTAATTTTGAAGTACTTTGTCAGGATATTTTTTTACAATACTATAAAGTCCCTGTAGAAAACATGCCACTTGTTAATGATAAAGGCAGAGATCTGATAATACACTCTCCCGATGGAGACATTTTTGTTGAATGTAAACACCATCCACATAATCCTATAGGACGTCCAGTTGTTCAAAAATTACATTCTGCAATGATAACAGAAAACGTTTCAAAAGGAATAATTGTAACTACTGGCTACTTTTCAAAGGATGCTGTCAATCATGTAAATATAAACAATCTTCCTATTGATCTGATCGATCGGGATAGGCTGAAAGAAATTGCGTATGGTGTGGGATATTCACTCCTCTTGTCTGAATCAGATGACAAGAGCGGATCTATGCAATACATACCTCCTGAAAGTGGAGAGATATTCAAAGATCATTTATCCTCATTCATCAGTAGAACACTTTTATCTTATCCTAACAGCATCTCTTCTGAACTGGCAATTGAAGAAAAAAAGTCGGTATTAGTCCCCTTTTATAAAGTTGAATATGATGTAAATGCAACGTTTTCTACTTCAGTGGGTCTAATACATACGGAAAAATGTAGCGACACTCTCTATCTAAGGCAGCAAGATCTTTCCTTGTGCGACAGCTCATTCTCTCAGTGTTTTCCAGCATCTTCTTTCAAATCTTATGATCCTGTAGCAGATATGACGTGTGTAGATCAATCTGGTCCAGCACCTACGATGAATGAATTAACAAAGACTGCTTATGAGTATATAATCAATAAACATACAAGATCTGTCAGCTATGATGGAAGAAACAATCAGAGTTATACTAAAACTTGCGCTCCTTCTAAAAAAGACATATTGATCAAAGACGTAACTCATGTGTATATACCTTATTCAGACATTGAGTTCTTATTGCATGATCGCAAGAGAAAAATGTCTCTGGCAGAAAACCACACAAGCTCATTTTTTGTGCTGAATGAAAATTTCTTGAATTGTGAAATCTGCAACTCTAAGATATCTTCTGGAATGCTATGCAACGACTGTGGTGCAGTTGTGCATGTTAGTAAAAAGAAATCACATGGATTAAAGTGCAGTTTTTGTGATAAGACAGTATGCATTTCGTGCTCACAATATTTTAAAAAATATTTATTCTTCAAAAAACCAGTCTGCTCTGCATGTGCTATCGAAAATAAACTCAAGACTAAAAGATACAAGATATCTTAATCAAAAAATGCATCTGAACTCTTTATTGTATACTTGATATTGCATATTTTCACTTGTTTTTTTAGCATTGTCTAACCGTAAACTTTAAGACCAATACCTTGTTAGAGTCACTCACTCTGTAGGAGAGCGTTAGCTCACTTGCACTACAGGAGGAATATACTTGGTTGAAAAAACGACCCTAGAGGCCGTCAAAAAGGCTCTTGAGAGTTCCCCGAAAAGGAATTTCAGAGAGTCTGTTGATTTGGCCATTAACCTCAAGGATGTGGATCTCTCCAATCCTAAAAATAGGATTCAAGAGGATATTATTCTGCCACATGGAAGAGGTAGGGATATTAAGGTCTGTGTTATCGGTGGCGCCGAACTGGCTGCTAAAGCTAAGGACGTAGCCGACATGGTCATCACACCCGATGAATTGGGTAAGATTGCCGATGATAGAAAACAGGCCAAAAAGGTAGCTTCAGAATGTGATTATTTCATAGCTGAAGCTCCACTGATGCCCCAGATTGGTAAGAGGCTCGGTATAGTACTCGCTCCGCGTGGTAAAATGCCAAAGCCAATTGCACCTGGTGCGGACCCTGCTCCAATAATAGAAAATTTGCGTAAGAGCGTATCAGTCCGTACAAAGGACCGTAAAACGTTCCAGACTCCCGTTGGCACAGCCGACATGGATCCTGAGCAAATCGCAGAAAATATCGAAGCTATATTCAAGAGGGTTACCGGCAAGCTTGAGAAAGGAAGAATGAACATCGACTCGGCCTATGTCAAGACGACAATGGGTCCGTCTGAAAGGGTTCTGTAGGTGAGCTGAGATGGCACATGTAGCATCTTGGAAAAAAGAGAAGGTCAAAGAACTGGCTGATATGATGGTTAACGGACAAGTCGTAGCCATTGTTGACGTTCACGGAATTCCCTCTCCTCAAATGCAGGCCATTAGAAGCAACATGAGGGAAAACAGCTCCATGGTCATGACCAGGAACAATCTCATGCTTCTTGCTTTAGACGAGGCCGCAAAGCAGAAACCGGGATTGGAAAAGCTGAAAGAACAAGTCCATGGTCAGTGCGCCATTGTTGCCACACCAATGAACCCCTTCAAGCTGTTCCGCTCAATGGAGAAGACTAAAACACCTGCTCCTGCGAAACCTGGCGACATAGCTCCTGAAGATATCGAGATCAAAGCTGGAGACACACCTTTCAAACCCGGCCCAATCGTGGGTGAGTTACAGAAAGCAGGAATTCCAGCAGCAATTGAAGGCGGAAAGATCGTTATCCGTAAAGATAAAGTTCTGGTTAAACAGGGAGAAGCAGTCCCCGAGGACTTAGCTAAACTCTTGCCTAAATTAGAAATTCTACCTATGATCGTAGGTCTCGACCTCAGAGCTGCATATGAAGAAGGCGTCATCTATGACAAAACCGTTCTCGACGTGCCC from Candidatus Methanomassiliicoccus intestinalis Issoire-Mx1 encodes:
- a CDS encoding restriction endonuclease, translated to MKTVYLNTLSGGNFEVLCQDIFLQYYKVPVENMPLVNDKGRDLIIHSPDGDIFVECKHHPHNPIGRPVVQKLHSAMITENVSKGIIVTTGYFSKDAVNHVNINNLPIDLIDRDRLKEIAYGVGYSLLLSESDDKSGSMQYIPPESGEIFKDHLSSFISRTLLSYPNSISSELAIEEKKSVLVPFYKVEYDVNATFSTSVGLIHTEKCSDTLYLRQQDLSLCDSSFSQCFPASSFKSYDPVADMTCVDQSGPAPTMNELTKTAYEYIINKHTRSVSYDGRNNQSYTKTCAPSKKDILIKDVTHVYIPYSDIEFLLHDRKRKMSLAENHTSSFFVLNENFLNCEICNSKISSGMLCNDCGAVVHVSKKKSHGLKCSFCDKTVCISCSQYFKKYLFFKKPVCSACAIENKLKTKRYKIS
- a CDS encoding 50S ribosomal protein L1 codes for the protein MVEKTTLEAVKKALESSPKRNFRESVDLAINLKDVDLSNPKNRIQEDIILPHGRGRDIKVCVIGGAELAAKAKDVADMVITPDELGKIADDRKQAKKVASECDYFIAEAPLMPQIGKRLGIVLAPRGKMPKPIAPGADPAPIIENLRKSVSVRTKDRKTFQTPVGTADMDPEQIAENIEAIFKRVTGKLEKGRMNIDSAYVKTTMGPSERVL
- a CDS encoding 50S ribosomal protein L10 — translated: MAHVASWKKEKVKELADMMVNGQVVAIVDVHGIPSPQMQAIRSNMRENSSMVMTRNNLMLLALDEAAKQKPGLEKLKEQVHGQCAIVATPMNPFKLFRSMEKTKTPAPAKPGDIAPEDIEIKAGDTPFKPGPIVGELQKAGIPAAIEGGKIVIRKDKVLVKQGEAVPEDLAKLLPKLEILPMIVGLDLRAAYEEGVIYDKTVLDVPPDHYINLLATGAHNAFALGISIVYPTEETIKPLIAKAYREALSLSVEAAIPTKENVKILLAKANVGMLAIASRVPELGDERLTQQLAANAAPAAVEETKAEEKKDDEEKSNSEEGASFAGFGGLFD